One genomic segment of Hordeum vulgare subsp. vulgare chromosome 2H, MorexV3_pseudomolecules_assembly, whole genome shotgun sequence includes these proteins:
- the LOC123430594 gene encoding COBRA-like protein 7 produces the protein MATEQFVLFIFIFIFTCCLLSSRLGFADAYDPVDPNGNITINWDFLSIDPNVYAVRASIHNYQLYRHIERPGWRLSWVWAGREFISDVVGAETTEQGNCTGLHGARGAPPHCCEKQPVMVDLPPGAPYNRQTANCCRGGVLSSVTQNNRTATSQFEMYIVNFELDKHGDIKMPTTFNIGVPGYTCSNATTVPATRSKVDEQRHEQVLLTWQIICSYSQFRDAPSPSCCVSLSTFYNSTIVGCPTDSCGGAGSPSAPQCLSGGEQSKILAALPDADGDPPAPVIRCTEHMCPIRVHWHVKQSYRGYWRVKTTVTNYDVVSNYTDWNLVVRHPNLRSLTQLFSFNYQPLIEYGTINDTGMFWGIKNYNEMLLKDGNVQTEMILEKEPSDFTFSGGWAFPRRVYFDGHECVMPPPDQYPSLPNAAWDVRVSAVQRWLLAGSCLILLSLFLLV, from the exons ATGGCGACGGAGCAGTTCGTCctgttcatcttcatcttcatcttcacgtGCTGTCTTCTGTCCTCCCGGCTTGGATTTGCTG ATGCGTATGATCCGGTGGATCCAAACGGGAACATCACCATCAACTGGGATTTTCTGTCCATCGACCCTAATGTGTACGCG GTACGGGCGAGCATCCACAATTACCAGCTGTACCGCCACATCGAACGCCCGGGGTGGCGGCTGAGCTGGGTGTGGGCCGGGCGCGAGTTCATCTCGGACGTGGTCGGCGCGGAGACGACGGAGCAGGGCAACTGCACCGGCCTCCATGGCGCCCGCGGCGCCCCTCCGCATTGCTGCGAGAAGCAACCAGTCATGGTGGACCTGCCGCCGGGCGCGCCGTACAACAGGCAGACCGCCAACTGCTGCCGCGGCGGCGTGCTGTCGTCTGTCACGCAGAACAACAGGACGGCCACCTCGCAGTTCGAGATGTACATCGTCAATTTCGAACTCGACAAGCACGGCGACATCAAGATGCCGACCACCTTCAACATCGGCGTCCCCGGCTACACCTGCAGCAACGCCACCACTGTGCCCGCGACGAGGTCCAAGGTCGACGAACAGCGGCACGAACAAGTTCTGC TGACATGGCAGATCATCTGCTCGTACTCGCAGTTCAGGGACGCCCCGTCGCCGTCCTGCTGCGTCTCGCTCTCGACCTTCTACAACAGCACGATCGTGGGGTGCCCCACGGACAGCTGCGGCGGTGCAGGCTCTCCCTCGGCGCCTCAGTGCCTCAG CGGCGGCGAGCAATCCAAGATCCTGGCGGCGCTGCCTGACGCCGACGGCGATCCGCCGGCCCCGGTCATCCGGTGCACGGAGCACATGTGCCCGATCCGGGTGCACTGGCACGTGAAGCAGAGCTACCGGGGGTACTGGAGggtgaagacgacggtgacgaaCTACGACGTGGTCAGCAACTACACGGACTGGAACCtggtggtgcggcaccccaacctCCGGAGCCTGACGCAGCTCTTCAGCTTCAACTACCAGCCCCTCATCGAGTACGGCACCATCA ATGACACGGGGATGTTCTGGGGGATCAAGAACTACAACGAGATGCTGCTGAAGGACGGGAACGTGCAGACGGAGATGATACTGGAGAAAGAGCCGAGCGACTTCACCTTCTCGGGGGGCTGGGCGTTCCCGAGGAGAGTCTACTTCGATGGGCACGAGTGCGTCATGCCACCGCCGGATCAGTACCCTTCGCTGCCTAACGCGGCTTGGGACGTGCGTGTCTCGGCGGTGCAGCGGTGGCTGCTCGCCGGCTCTTGCCTGATCTTGCTATCACTGTTCCTTCTCGTGTAA